The window GCCCTTTAAATCTCTAAGAACAACTCCAACCTTGTCCCCAAAATGGAGATTTTCCCATTTTTGGGgacaaaaatggaaaaagtttactCTAACCCTCCCTCATTTTGTCCCCAAAACGGGGAGTAAATGATGTCTTCCCAAATTTGGGGACACACTATTCATCTCCCTATTTACTATCCcattaaaatattaatatttttattaatttatctttACCCAGAtctcacttgtgagattatactgggttgttgttgtttgtttaatTTATCTTTATATGTATAATTATGTTTATATAATATATTTACCTAATTAATTTTTTCATCTTAACTTTGacatataattttgaaaaattaattatCGTGCATctatttttttatgtaaatttggtacttaattttattatgagttataaTTGTATAACAAAGATATAACCATCACAGAAAATTAAAGGTGCAAATATAAAATTACTAAATTGAAATACATTAAAATTGGAAATAcattaaaattgaaaatatattaaattaaaatacattaaaattgtatcgcaatgatttcacttttattttaattattagttaatctataataatttcttacaaattttattatttaaaattttatggaattattttaatggaaattacaaattaatgaaaataaaagatggaatttgtttaataaaaattaaaaaataaaaataaaaaataataatataatatagaagaaagAGAATATAAAAGAAATATTCTTTATGGGGAGAAAAAAATGGGGTAAATGTTAGAGATGCCCTAAGGGCGAATTCGGATATAATTGGCCTCCAATGCGGGTACCGGACACGGGACACCGGGTGGAAAACCAAAAAGAGAGAGTGAGcgaagttaaaaaaaaaacaagagaaaatgacaaaaaaatgaTTTTGTATGTTTGGGATAAATTAAAAGTAGATCCTTAAATATACTTCTAATCAATTTTGGTCCTTTAAATTTGCCAAAGACTAAGTATTTTTTATTTCAGTAAAAAAAAATTCGTAAGTTTTATCTGTTACATTTGACAATAATTGCCCAACAAAGACAATTAGCAGAAACACACATTTAAAAATATAGTTTTGTGCTATTTTTGCTATGTTTCTAAAGTATGCTGCAACTTTTTGTTCCTAGTCTTGGAATTGTGAAATTGTTTTTAAGCCCATTGTCTTTGGACATGCACCATAGCCTGGATATGCGATGCACCATGATCTGGAGTCAATGAATTCATAATTACTCTGAGCTTATTCATATGTTATATTTATGTACACATAATTAGAATGACTAATAATAAGTTCAACTGAACACacaaataatattattctaatagAAACAATTGACTAGTGTGTTTATTTTAGAGTGTGCCAAAATGGTTGATAGTATTCCACTAATAATGATTATTTATTTCCTCACTCAATATTTATTAAACTAATttaatattttgcacaattaattttttatattccTTGTTCATTCAAACaccaaaaaaaagataaaaaggaatGGTAAAAGAGAGACCTGGAAGGTTCTGAGTGCAAGGAGAGaaatagaaaatgaaagaaaatggaagGATCTAGGCTCCGTGTATTCTGACCTCTCTACAACTCTCCAACACGTGTCACTCCtcaaatataaatcttagtcCCGCACATTATTTCATCCCCTCTCATAAAACAAATTTATTCTCGACTCTGCACCTAAGGTAATTCAGTCTCTTTTTTGGTAAAGGGAATTAGCAATCTATGTTTAGTGTTTCTGCTGCTGTTTATTGTTTCAATTATCTTCTAGTCATGAAACTGGTAAATTCTGCACTAGCTCTATCATTTACTAAATTGAACTTAAAAAGTTCAGTTAAGAGTATCATTGCCTAAAATAGAGGTTCCAATCATTAGTTTCTCGTTAAACTTGTGCTTTTACCAATTCCTAAACTCATGATATCCTCATTATTGTAAGAATGTAAGTGTCCTACTTTCATATATTTGACAAGGTTTCTAAAAATCAAGGTTCAAACTAGCTTTTGTGGTGAATTCTTTCAAGTGTTACAGTATTGTATTACTAAGTAGTAAATTAGGAGCTGAGACGTTGTTGATATCGATACGTTAATTGACTATGAGATTGTAATTGCTGCACATTACTAAATTATGATGCATCCTATTGCCAATCATTCTTAACCTTTTCAATAGCTTTAAATGGCTAAGCTGTTAAGTTTCCGGTTCTGGAACTAGGGTTTGGTGTGAGAATATGCAGAGAGAAAGAGGTGGCAGTGACAATTTCAACTCCTTCAGCagtccatttgatggatttggaGGCATGATGTCTAGTATATTTGGAGGAAGAGACCCATTTGATGACCCGTTCTTTACTCGCCCTTTTCCTAAATTGTCTCAGTCTTCCATGTTACATCCAACAACTCCTGCTGATCACTTGCAGCAGTTTGCTAATTCCAATGGGCCGGTCATTCAAGAGATAGATATGGATGATGAGGGAGAAGTAGAGCTAGAACCAGCGGAGGAAGATGGCGTTAATGGCTCCGAGGAGGAAAGAAATAGGGATTATGCTAACAGAAATCCACTTGTTGAACATCCTGAAGACCCAACTGATGGTAACTTTTGGTTGTTTTTATGTTATCTGTCCATAATTGGTACTCCTTTTGTCTCATTTTACGTAGCACTGTTTGATTGAGGATATAGCTTAAGAAATATAGGAAACTTTTGAGacattaattaattaaatgcgAACTACTAAAGTTGCCCTCACTACCAACAAGTAAGTGATAGGTGGAGAGAGTTTCACATGTTCTTGACATCTTTTTTAGGATAGACTAAAAAAGGAGTGACACATAAAATGAAACGGAGGAAATAACATTCTTGCTGGTGGAAATCATTAGTTGTACTTATGTCGCAGACCATAGCAAGAGCAAGAGCGTAAGCAAAGACGTGACTCGGAGAATGGAAGATATGAATTTGGAAAGAACAGAATCCAAGACTCAAAGCGCGAGCTATAGAAGAGTTACATATGGTGGAATAGAGGGGGCATATTACACTGCC of the Nicotiana tabacum cultivar K326 chromosome 7, ASM71507v2, whole genome shotgun sequence genome contains:
- the LOC107805839 gene encoding uncharacterized protein LOC107805839 gives rise to the protein MQRERGGSDNFNSFSSPFDGFGGMMSSIFGGRDPFDDPFFTRPFPKLSQSSMLHPTTPADHLQQFANSNGPVIQEIDMDDEGEVELEPAEEDGVNGSEEERNRDYANRNPLVEHPEDPTDDHSKSKSVSKDVTRRMEDMNLERTESKTQSASYRRVTYGGIEGAYYTATTTRKTGSDGRVLEESKQADRTTGQATHRISRGIHDKGHSLTRKLASDGKVDMMQTLHNLAEDELAGFKQTWNGNADRHIPGWENGSDFHANAGTSNNWLTNWDPRFKDPFSGLRRNSSTQPASRSGKPRNIVRINIE